The genomic stretch GACGGTggagaatagttttttttttcgagaaaagaAAGATCACTATCTAATACCGTAAAAGAATGTCCGCCTTCCCGCCTAGCGTGGTTCAATTGGACAAATTCTGCACGAAGCTGAGTGCAAGTTAGGCGTTCATCATTATctgcaataaattatgatgaaCCACTCTACTATGTAGTCTAGTACGCGAATGGTATGAAGGAGTTATCGGAACTGGGACCGGGTGTAATTATTCCATTCATCTGTTTGTCACGGTCTTCAAAGTCGGTCGGTTAGCCGATCATTTCTGGAATGTAGTAATTGATGTTTTCGAAGCGGAATGCAGATCTTGCATTGGAAAGTTTGACTCCCAATCCAAACAATCGAGACCGGAGAAAATGGATTGCAGAAATGattgttttttctttgctgGGCTTTACAAATTAAGATATTTGGATTCATTCATTactgtgaaaaaaatttactattttttcaaacattcatCTCCTATATACACTTTGTTTCATCTTAATGTTGAGTTAATGTACTTCCGTTAAACCGCGACCGCACCACAACAAATCATCGCCAATTGATCGTTGCCTCGAGCAAACAATGAACCCCGAATCGATTAGCCAAATTATGGCATCTCGGGTGTATCATTCAACATTATCTGCTTATTCCTCGGAGAATGAACTACCCAAGCCATCGAACTGTGACGGTGATCTTCGCCGCTAGGCTCAACCGGAATGGGGAACCACACCTATTGCTTTGTTTCGCCGCAGAACCCCTACGAATCGATCCCCGGCTGCGAAACGAATTCCTCTCCGGTTCATGGGCGGAATCTAATATGACGGCTGGGAGAAACTCATCAACCTCAACTTTCCCCCTTCACCGCGCACCCACCGTGTGTTTGATTTCTGCTGACGGCCCTTCCGATCCGTTTTCCCGCCTGTCATCACCACTGAACATCTTCATTCGCCCGTTAGCTCCCACGCTCCACAGACACCTCTTAAGCCGGTAGTCTACTaatacaataaatttcaatttcatgcaGTCTTCCTGAGGAGATTAAGTAAGTCTGACATTGAAGAGCACGAGGCAAGCATGCAAAAGTAAAACGCGATTAGCGCACTGTCATCAAACACCCAACCCTTCTTCTTGGTTTGTAAACTGGAAAATCCATCAATGCCTAATTCATTCCTCCTAAATGACTGATGAACGTCGGCCTGACGGAGCCGGACTGGatggtttatttttaatttttttctccacGCTCTAGCCGCACATAGATGACTCTGTACATTTGACATGTTCCAATTATTCGCTTCTATTTGACGTTACTAACTGGACTGCGTTACACTTTTTAACGGCGGCGACTGTGACTGGATACGCTTACGGTCCAATAAACGATTATGAATCGTCTCATTGATGCTGCTTCTCCTGCTGAAAATAGCATTCGCATAGTCAGAAACAAGCTGCTactctgcccataattcaaaaattggctaatatgccatttttaccaaaatcgagaaaacagtttctcgtgatggtactcaccctaaacaaggtccctacggaagccgattgtcaaaaaatgcatttgggaatgcagcaaacgtgaaacaattttggctaatatccaaaataattgagaatttggctaatatccaatatccaatatgaacctgtggcatgttcacgaaccagtgtattattactgaactgtgtttcctctaactttcgaaagtgtgttgtagcttggtggttacaggcgacaggtgagcgatcgtaaggcccttgcatcaaatttgactttttcacgaagaatatttgatgctacaagaatttatttgttgtactgcgaaacccaatgatcaaaacgtgtgactgtttccttctatcataaatctttacatttaaaaaaatgatagttagctctttgattaggagtaatatcaataaagagaagattcagatttcattttggatttgatgagaaaaaatacgaaagtggattgtgagattaccatgaataataatattttcgttatatcaTTATTTtgctgcacgtaacaattgtctcgtcgtccttttcatcctcacttgtgcttccgtgttgttttattaaatttgaaaccattttcatcaccaacgagtacgatataattcacatcgtatggatattagccaaattgcacaccgttttgtcaactgaccttttgttcataattgaaaaaaacggctactgtgttaaaaatacgtggcggatggaatttttctacagatttccctgtttcaactcaacggcaaggtttcagcatatatgaagggtgatatactcaataaaaaagttgtcataagcagtcaaaatatgttgtaccgacaaaaaactttcaaatgcgtttttctcgatttgatacCTATGGCATAtaagccaatttttgaattatgggcagtactgCACCCACCTACGTACGCGCCTTGTCATGTTGCATTAAATCCTACTAGTCGGCACCATCTTTTCCGTTTTCATCATAGCAACTGATAAACGCACCTTTCAGTACCAACCaaagaaaaatctgtaaataatTTCACCCCACTGTAGTCAGTCTGTGAGGATTTCGGTTGAAGTCTGCGACAACACTTTGGTCTGTGTAATGGAATATTTTAGCGAAAACGCCATTTTGTCTCAACATTCTCAGATTTGAATGAAATTGCATTAATGTTTTGGTTACCAAACAGAGTTGCAGTTTCGAAAGAGTGTACTTCAAATTTGACCAACTTAATAACTTAATGTGCCAACAATCAATTTGGAAACTGGTCGGCGTATGTCCCGACCGAGCAGGTTGCAGAAAACAAACGGTATGGCTAAACTTTGAACGCCAGTTACTCGAAATAATGAAATAAACCAAGCGTCAAGGTTCGATTTGGCTGCACACCGACCAACTATAAATCTTGcttaaatttgtttaaaaaattataGTAAGGTcgttacaaatttcattttcattttatgtaccTTCGCTTGCCTTCGTTCCTTATGAGttaacttcgcgcgcaacattgttcgGTTCGTCACTCACCAcgttgcacagtggggaatcgctggccatcagccaaaaaaaaattttttcgttagctgtttcataatatttttcctttattgctataacattcaagtgtctaaatccaaaatttgggcgcaatatcatgaaatctgaattttttatgacttttcaaaacttggcaaactgacgtttttttgtctttttttttaaaaaaagtacattactttgaaacgctctgtagcttcaatgatagcttggaattttttgacgtcaaaggaaaagttgttgtaaacaTTGTGCAAAAcgaacccttttcattagatattgtaaaaattgggtatagtaggcctgacatttaaaaaaaaattaaaaaacgtgattttttgtagaaaagtatcttaaaagtttagtttccgcagcttgccacggttgtgactacgttcaaaatttaggtaaaaacataagctttcaaatgcatactgtccgctgtagcgcaaaagtgcgcaaattgtcactttagtgaaaaaagctaTAGCagatttttgtagtttttatttttgaagttgaaatttcatccaggattaattgtaatcataaccatgataccccattaatgaaaatttatgatatcatactcaatccgtaaggataaaatatatatttgagcaaaaatcacaaaatttatcaatgaaaagttataaaataagtgttaaacaagaaaacagtaaacaagtctttatgaaattttaattatgtcaaactttatctctttctgcaaatttaaaacaataataaaaacattcagccctcttcaatttatgatcatgaaattcgctaaactgattgaagtgtcaaatactagcagcaaattcataccaccaaactccggctaacaatggcccgtttgaagattacttttgcttcgcactcgcttgcatacaaaagtaaagcacacattttgctttatgagaaaaaaacaaagaacagtcgtcgccctccatcatataattctataaaaaaggaaaaaagtgccaaaaaatattaaaaattgggtttcgtgctttatggacggccccaaacaaaaaatggatgccaaattcgtgttcagcgccccaaaattatgtaaatacccagtttttgtcgcatttatcgacactttttttgcttggccagcctttgtatggagtcgccccactgtgcgttgaTCAAGCCCTGCCTTTCCATCGCAGTCGtgaagatgcagaggtaaactcgttATCCGAAAACAACGACTGTGAAACCTTCTTCCTTACAATCTCCTTCTtcaccctaacgatcgtaaggacgtggccggcgccgttatggatctatacaaagcggaagcaactgaattgttgtacattgaagatggtaaactaatcccaagttgccatatacgtgattctctgtgcaacttcactagttcAGTTCCATctcggaggagcaactacgaaatttgcggtcgtcaagctcaagctcaagcgcttattcttttatgaaaaaaatttcttctctTTCTTTTCTATTGAAACTAAACAGAGGCCCCACGACTCTGAATCTTGCCCTGCTGCTGGTACAACAAAATCGAACAATTCAGCCCCTCTATTTTTGTCCACAACTTGAAAACAAAGCAGTTATATCGTCTTTTTTGTACGGAAactcaaataattttttaaaaaatggcgaAAAGTGTTACACAtgctgttatttttttaaataattctcCAAAGGTATGCGCATTTTCAAAAAGCTTTCAATAATTCAAAtattccaagaaaaaaaaaccgaaggcTTGTATGTAAATTCACGatgcaaggttgacgtagaactacataaggttgtttgttacactACTTGCATTGTTGTATTCGAAAGTGAtcaattacaataaaaaaatgtcagggtgaaatgattttctattacgctatttttcataattctgtgtatcattctggatgaagtttacattaaaaattcaaccgatgcataatgttacattttgctgttttcgtgcgaataattgaatagtgatacaaatgtttattataaccgtataatatgttcggagaagtttcaaaatatttgaaaacgcatctttcggtgtagaaagctgggtgatcaatcctcccAAAAATGAGATAGaacatttactttttcattagataaaaatagatgcttggtgtcttaggcaaagtattaggtgatctcaaaacaagaaactttacagaagacatcatgtttctatcttttgcatattgcaagcaacataaagttttctatgaaaaggcattaaaaatcgttatttacattttaagatttttctggatgcaatatgtgagagatatcagcatgctgtcttcggcaaagtttagtgttgtgagaacatctaatattttgcttatggtactgcgctacaaaaaatgaaagaaattcattttaccaattcaaacaaaaaacttaattgtaatttattttcaactttacatcgattttttcaggttttttatttttttaggtttgttcagaaaagttataggcaactgaattatctatctaaaaaaatgtttaaaaaaaatagtgatgatcgatttttcatagtcactttttgtttttgattttttttttcagtacaggatctcaaattgaattttttaaatattttttataaaagctcagacagttttctcaaattcatcccttgacaacttttctctatcttttgtcattattcagatatatcgatttatgaaaaaacaactgcagctttttccatatgtttgtacagataaatttcccaaaaaacattaaaatcgctgattttacgtatctagttattgatttaacaacttcaataaaaaaataaaattttaaaaattttccgattttatcactttccctattttatcacgcctaaaatcatcagggtgagatataatcgggtgatcactgtattcatATAATAAAAAAGTTGCGTAATAACttcaagtttattaaaaaaaacaaaaaaaataatactttaTTTTGTTTCTTTACGTTTTTTTTCAGTCAGAAAtagttttttgtacggtgtatatttttgaaTGAGGCCTTATTAATtctctacaactcattctcagaaagTTTTTCTATATAACCAACGggttctgagctacaatgctttgaaaaaATCTATGCCAAagagcatacgcccttttagaaaatagttcatgggtctaaaaaatctcttcatctgtggtcagtttgctaagccaaataaaTGTGCAAagcagcgttgcaaagcgagcgagaagcaaatcCTAACtcttcctttctgcttgagaacgagcattcgagatactctttattCTTCATGCACCCGCTGGAGTAGCAGCTACTGCTGCACCGGTACGCAAAATCTCTTTTGTCTTGCTACTCAGCAATTGTAAAGGAGTACACGAGTTTCCGgcttgcgagtaggagtactcgactaaaattgctcgaccaAATGAAGTGCTTGAAGAagtgtgctcgaaaacgaacttcgtgcaccgacagccgaaagtgGGCGAAGAACCTGCAAATTATCGCATCAATCGATTATTGCAAGAGTGGAAGAAATCCGTTAAAAACTAATGAGTTATCAGCATTTGAAAATGGATAATTTCCGTTATTCAATACATATTGCTGTAAGACGTTATTCtacgccgaaaaagaaaatcaaGTTATCCGTCTGTCGCAGTGAGAACGGGGTCGTTTTATTTGCACAGGTCATTTGTGTAAATTTATTACTCCCGCCTCAGAATACTGCGTGAACTGTGGTTTTTAAAATTCGGTTTGTGTATTGTAAGACTAGCGATGGATGGGAAACATACTACCTCGGAAGacccctactctggaaagtccGCATCAATTTTGGCGATCAATTTTGGCATAAGTCagatattttgaattttcatcaACAATGATTCAAGCGTACCCGAAGCACATTTCCAAGATTCCGTTTCGTGCGGTCCATGAAcctttttctgtaattttgacgttttgttatttttctctaaaaaaatttctgatttgatttgattttgaaaagttgttgaaaataatcaacgtAGTGAAACGCTTTTAGAAAATTCGATCGGAATGGCGAATAAGTAGCCTGCTCAGCCTTGCCGTGGTAAAATCTGTTGCTACTCTGCCGGCTGTGGGTTGAGCCAGTTTTCAGAAAGAGTTAACCATCCTCTTGCCGCAGTAATCGGTTATACAATGAAGACggaatttctgcatgctagcttttatacgtgactactgagagttgaaCTTTTGGTAGACGTGTCGTTTGTATACTTAAGCGTCGGTTATACTGGGGAATTAGGCCTTGTTTCAggtctgattggtcgaaacatGTCTTCAATAAGGGtctgcatttttcaatagtacaatattaggcatcacaaaataacattttttcgcattttggtCTCGATGTTTTTGGGTTTCCAATTTGTAGCCCTACATATGTTACTGTAAGCCGTAAGTCTACGCCAAAAAGTGTTTCGTTTTGCCATCATATCGGAAAAATTATATGTTATGTCTCACAAGAATTGCTTTTAAATCTGGTTATTTTGAAAGGGTCATTCTTGATTTATGTCATTATTTAGTCaatctacaaaaaaaacaattgtcATTCAGTTTTATATACTTGGTTATAGAAATTCAAAAGAATGATTGATGAAAGAAGAATTTCTCGAAAAAGCAGTTTTATATTGAACGGATAAATGCTTTCCTAATGTTAGACGAAAAAGattaaatattttcaacagCTGATGATTTACGATTTTTTGGTGCTATTTTGAAACTCATACCGAGTTTTTATTAACGCCTGCATCACCGCATCACAAAGCACGAACAGAAAAATTCATTGGAGAAACGGaagaattgacatttttttccacaaattatatttttattaattttgttcaaattaaaaaaaaggacaAACTGTTAGAAAGTCAGCATATCGTGTGTTGCAGCTGCAATTACCAGctgatgaaattaaaaaaaattgttataacttgATCGCATAGTAGTTGCAACTCTAAAACTGCGTGTTTTAGACCAGCGACAGCGTTACAAAGCATTTTCCATTCTCTATAGAATGGCtggttgttttttgttttctatgttGACGCTAGGTAATTAGGTGCAGCATTTTCGGCACTCGAAAACCCAGTTCCCATTAGCTCCGCTAGCTAATGGCATTCACTTTTGGTTGTCAGAAATCACGCTATCCATCGCAGCACGTAATTGTACGTTTTTTTACGCTCCGCCACTGGGTGTATAACCTGTACTCTGTTGACGATATGAAATGTGATTTAGATGTTCCTTAAATAACATAATATGTCGCAAAATATCTCCATATTTTGTTTGGGTAATATGGAAGCAGTTTCACTGCATCGCTTTGATGGTTTCATCAGACCAAAGGTGTTGTCGCAGGTTAATTTTCATCACAAGCCGCGTTACTCAATTTTTTCCACCAAATTAGACACCTCTGTGTAGTACAAAGCAAATCACAGTTATCGCGGCAAGACCGAAAAGTTTTTCACATAACAATTTTTCTATTCCTTTCAATCATCCCGGGAATGTGTTCACTTGGAATCCTCTTTGTGACCGACTCATACCTCGCGTTTCTTCGTGCGCTTTTCCGGTCTCCCGAACTCACTCAGGTAACGAAAACGCAAACCCGGATTCAGCCTACTCGACTCATTCGCGTAACGCCACATCATCCCTGGGTGGGCTTCTCGGGTCTCCGGCCCGGAGCCGTCATCTACCCTATCAGCAGCATCAATTTTATCCCAGCGGGGAGGCGCTGAATCCGACCTACGCGTCCAATATTAATCTCTGTATCAGTGACGACATCATCATTAGCGTGACCGATCATGACGAGGACAACGACGACCACCACCACGACAACAGCCCTGCCAGCGGCAATGGGAAACAGCCGCAAACTTTTACTAATGCTCATAATAATGCTAATCATCACGTTACTACTACCGCTAGTATTAGTGCTTTGAATACTAACAACACTTTTGCAGCATCACCCAAGTCGTCATCGTCTTCGTCACCCCGTTCGCCACGATTTAACCAGCGGAATCCGGTCACCGGAAACGGCGTCGAGGACTATGCCGACAAGCCACGAAAGCCAAGCTCAAGACGCGGTGCAGGTGCAGGTTGGTTTTCTTCTAGTTTATTCGCTGGTTCATCATTTATTCATATTTACGATTTTTGGAGCACTAACATAACATTGGGATTTGCACTGTGTTGATTTTTTCTATTAGTTTTTCCTGTAGTTTACTGTAAAGTAAATATAGTTTTAATATTGAAAGTCGTAATATAATTGATAGagtaaaaaaaacaatcattaATAATTTCTTGCCACTGTTCAGTTGAACAGTGGAAACGTGCAGATTTGCTAACCAGCATCTCCTATTGGATCAGTGATACACTTCGTCAAATCGTGAAACCTTGTAAGGCTAACTGTGTTATGCTAAGACTAATCGAAACCCATCATTTTACAATTCGCAGAAAATGGCAACCCGGTGACCGGTGAAGGCTACAAATCAGGTGGTGCAGCGGAGATCAACACTACCGTCCCATCTTTGAATGCCGGAGGCCATGTTATTAACAAAAATCGCATTCCTCCCGGTGGATTTTCGTCTGGTCTGTGGTAATCAACATCCTGAACGCGTTCAGGTTATGATTTGTGGAAAAATGAAgaagtaaaaaacaaaaattaaatggaACGTGTATTGCCAGCAGATGGAAAGACGAAGATGTCCTTTGAAACAAATTACTAAATACAACTACAGAAATTCAAACACAGCAAACGCGCCATCAGAGACAGAAAGCCGCCCGTTGGAATCCGACAGGATTTGTTGGCCACAGAGAGACCAACACCATTATTAAACCTCACAGGTCCATACCATCCTAGATTAACGAGTAGCTTCCTGTGAAAATTTCCAATGCAAATCTAAAACTGATAGTGATAGCCCATTATCATATACATTTATATTAACTGGTGTTCCGAGTATACATTTTTGGGTGTTTTTTCGACGATGGTACATTCTAACCAACAGAAAAACATCACcatgaaacaaaaacaattaaaataaaaaatcgaaatGATAAACCATACAGACAGTGTTTACGAAAAATCAATTACCTTTTTCTGTGTAGAATAGAGGAACAATAGGAAAGAAGTTtgtgagcggaaaaaaaaagcaaatctcTATCGATTCCTGCTTGAATTTTTGGGAGATttccgaaaacaaaaaaaaaaatcgaatgcaGAACGAGCGAAATCGAATAACAATGTACGAATGAGGGAACCTGTATTTATCATCAGACAGACTATATAGGATAGGAATGCTGCTGGCAATTGTGAACAGCAGCGACAGCAGCGCGCACATTCAGCAATCAAAACACCACATTTAACAGAGAaagcaagcaaaaaataaaaaacacacacatataGTTACAATAGGGAAACGGTTGACCTCTCGTTGCTGCGAGTAAGGGACCTACCATCGAATCTAATAACAATGTAGAAGAGCGATCTACTAAACTTATCACAGAACAGAACACTTATTACACAGAACATAAACACGCAAACGTATTTAATGCAGTGCATccaaatgaaaaatatattactaCTAATCGATAGACGGTCGTGTTTTGTCAcccggtttttgttttttttttttttgaatctgtGACCCAAGAATGTCAGTCCCCTTCGGAGGAAGTATACTTATAAATAGTACCCCCTCAGACCATTTGAGTGTCCATTTTTTGTGTCGTTGCTTGAAATCGATTAattggaaataattttgattaaattAATCAGAAAAAGCTGATTTTTCGAACTATGATCACAAACACTTTTTTGCTGGAAATCAGACATATTATACAAATCTATATATATTTATCATATTATAACGTCTTTGTACTCTCATgaaataaagtttaaaaaacaataatacgGTTATGTATGTCGGTGAAGTGGTTTCTTTCCAGCTATTATTATATGTGAGCGGAAGTCTCAAGTTTAGGTTTTTCTCTCCTGTACACACCTCTTCCCAAGCGGACAACCcctatttgatgatttttataaaattgttaaataTGCCTGTAAAGTAGCGGTTCAAAATTTAATGTGAACGAAAGTGGCCTCGAAACTAGAACGTTTTCAAAACTGAACATAAGCACTATATTTAAccagttagaaaaaaaaattaaataaaaataactaaaGAAAGACAAGGAGAGAAAGCGAAATAATCAATTGAAAATCAGAAACGGTTGGTTAATGCTGAGGTAGAAAATTGATAATGGTTGGATCGAAAATGTACCCGGTTATTCAAGTATAGAACGGCATACATCAGAGTGTCGAGAGGAAGAGATGATTTAAGAGCGATGTCGATACATTCTATATATTTGCATTACACTTTGAGATAAACATGataataagtaaaaaaaaaaatacaatccaataagTAATGACAAAACAAATCGTAGAAAACAAACGCAACTTGATTATCGAACTTGATTgattcacgttttttttttcatttgtaataataaattttaatttaatatgcCGGTTTTCAATGTAACTGTTCCGAACCTACCTTATTCGGTTGGAGTCACTCGACCCGACTACTGTTATACCAGAACTGGTCAATCGAGAAAAGAGTTTCTCGACTTGGCGCCCCATCCATCCACTCCATTTTCAAACCGACAGAAAGGCAAGGTAACGTTTCATTGAATTCGCCGGGGAAAAATTTCTGGAAGTTGTTCGGCAGAAAGAAACGTCAGCTGAAATGtgaaaggttttaaaaaaacCTTTGCCAAAAAGAATCTTAGGAAGCGAAGCTTAGGAAGCAGTTGGCACGATTACGGAAGAAGGAAGGAATCTGCGAGCTCATTTCGTTACATCTGATGATCTTGTACGGCAATTCAAGGCCGCAGGAGCGAAGACAGAAAAAGGCGACTCGGTAGTTGAGCAATACAactaggggtaaacagggtaagaccgccctgcggggtaagaccgcccactgtagttttactaccaagttataaaataattgaaaaatttctttaacgtgtctattacagtataactacataacattttgcacgtttttctgttttgatagtgcgcgaacggtcgcagaaataatcaaaaacaacctttcagctggcaaccagtcaatgcgctattgttttgcggcaacgggacttaaggtttttcagtctaaaaatctattgttttgttcgtgaatatacgtttaatcgcttgcctgaatctatcttctttcggaaatatcgaaggccgtgagtaatcttgtaattttgactactttttcggtcaaatatgaaaatgttccactgggggtaaagtcgcccacttcATCTATacaaagtcgcccactatacaaggggtaaaaccgccacgtatccaactgtttgttgttttacttcaagacccaaatgc from Wyeomyia smithii strain HCP4-BCI-WySm-NY-G18 chromosome 3, ASM2978416v1, whole genome shotgun sequence encodes the following:
- the LOC129726794 gene encoding microtubule-associated protein Jupiter isoform X2 codes for the protein MTSTNFSVGFGENSKSSSKVLKPPGGGSSDLFGADNMPQTPRNSKNRMQSNIFAAPDSQKAGNVFRQGIHRYYFLGAETPRRGVAGQDSHNRLFGEVDRPYTPAKNHMKSNLPIGADQPDGVAKANGHSKTNGHHQNGNGIASNGHSNGNGSISSNGNTNGTVNGHSNGSSSALSQNGSTHSNENANPDSAYSTHSRNATSSLGGLLGSPARSRHLPYQQHQFYPSGEALNPTYASNINLCISDDIIISVTDHDEDNDDHHHDNSPASGNGKQPQTFTNAHNNANHHVTTTASISALNTNNTFAASPKSSSSSSPRSPRFNQRNPVTGNGVEDYADKPRKPSSRRGAGAENGNPVTGEGYKSGGAAEINTTVPSLNAGGHVINKNRIPPGGFSSGLW
- the LOC129726794 gene encoding microtubule-associated protein Jupiter isoform X5, producing the protein MEQKRVLKPPGGGSSDLFGADNMPQTPRNSKNRMQSNIFAAPDSQKAGNVFRQGIHRYYFLGAETPRRGVAGQDSHNRLFGEVDRPYTPAKNHMKSNLPIGADQPDGVAKANGHSKTNGHHQNGNGIASNGHSNGNGSISSNGNTNGTVNGHSNGSSSALSQNGSTHSNENANPDSAYSTHSRNATSSLGGLLGSPARSRHLPYQQHQFYPSGEALNPTYASNINLCISDDIIISVTDHDEDNDDHHHDNSPASGNGKQPQTFTNAHNNANHHVTTTASISALNTNNTFAASPKSSSSSSPRSPRFNQRNPVTGNGVEDYADKPRKPSSRRGAGAENGNPVTGEGYKSGGAAEINTTVPSLNAGGHVINKNRIPPGGFSSGLW
- the LOC129726794 gene encoding microtubule-associated protein Jupiter isoform X4 is translated as MTSTNFSVGFGENSKSSSKVLKPPGGGSSDLFGADNMPQTPRNSKNRMQSNIFAAPDSQKAGNGAETPRRGVAGQDSHNRLFGEVDRPYTPAKNHMKSNLPIGADQPDGVAKANGHSKTNGHHQNGNGIASNGHSNGNGSISSNGNTNGTVNGHSNGSSSALSQNGSTHSNENANPDSAYSTHSRNATSSLGGLLGSPARSRHLPYQQHQFYPSGEALNPTYASNINLCISDDIIISVTDHDEDNDDHHHDNSPASGNGKQPQTFTNAHNNANHHVTTTASISALNTNNTFAASPKSSSSSSPRSPRFNQRNPVTGNGVEDYADKPRKPSSRRGAGAENGNPVTGEGYKSGGAAEINTTVPSLNAGGHVINKNRIPPGGFSSGLW
- the LOC129726794 gene encoding microtubule-associated protein Jupiter isoform X6 → MEQKRVLKPPGGGSSDLFGADNMPQTPRNSKNRMQSNIFAAPDSQKAGNGAETPRRGVAGQDSHNRLFGEVDRPYTPAKNHMKSNLPIGADQPDGVAKANGHSKTNGHHQNGNGIASNGHSNGNGSISSNGNTNGTVNGHSNGSSSALSQNGSTHSNENANPDSAYSTHSRNATSSLGGLLGSPARSRHLPYQQHQFYPSGEALNPTYASNINLCISDDIIISVTDHDEDNDDHHHDNSPASGNGKQPQTFTNAHNNANHHVTTTASISALNTNNTFAASPKSSSSSSPRSPRFNQRNPVTGNGVEDYADKPRKPSSRRGAGAENGNPVTGEGYKSGGAAEINTTVPSLNAGGHVINKNRIPPGGFSSGLW
- the LOC129726794 gene encoding microtubule-associated protein Jupiter isoform X3 produces the protein MATYAAFKHVELYNVGNTKKRVLKPPGGGSSDLFGADNMPQTPRNSKNRMQSNIFAAPDSQKAGNGAETPRRGVAGQDSHNRLFGEVDRPYTPAKNHMKSNLPIGADQPDGVAKANGHSKTNGHHQNGNGIASNGHSNGNGSISSNGNTNGTVNGHSNGSSSALSQNGSTHSNENANPDSAYSTHSRNATSSLGGLLGSPARSRHLPYQQHQFYPSGEALNPTYASNINLCISDDIIISVTDHDEDNDDHHHDNSPASGNGKQPQTFTNAHNNANHHVTTTASISALNTNNTFAASPKSSSSSSPRSPRFNQRNPVTGNGVEDYADKPRKPSSRRGAGAENGNPVTGEGYKSGGAAEINTTVPSLNAGGHVINKNRIPPGGFSSGLW
- the LOC129726794 gene encoding microtubule-associated protein Jupiter isoform X1; this encodes MATYAAFKHVELYNVGNTKKRVLKPPGGGSSDLFGADNMPQTPRNSKNRMQSNIFAAPDSQKAGNVFRQGIHRYYFLGAETPRRGVAGQDSHNRLFGEVDRPYTPAKNHMKSNLPIGADQPDGVAKANGHSKTNGHHQNGNGIASNGHSNGNGSISSNGNTNGTVNGHSNGSSSALSQNGSTHSNENANPDSAYSTHSRNATSSLGGLLGSPARSRHLPYQQHQFYPSGEALNPTYASNINLCISDDIIISVTDHDEDNDDHHHDNSPASGNGKQPQTFTNAHNNANHHVTTTASISALNTNNTFAASPKSSSSSSPRSPRFNQRNPVTGNGVEDYADKPRKPSSRRGAGAENGNPVTGEGYKSGGAAEINTTVPSLNAGGHVINKNRIPPGGFSSGLW